In one window of uncultured Campylobacter sp. DNA:
- the selD gene encoding selenide, water dikinase SelD: MYNDKRLTKFVKAAGUAAKLDPSGLHKTIGDLNLAHPNLLSNIGTNEDASVFKITNDIALVQTLDFITPVVDDPFIFGQIAAANSLSDVFAMGGRVLNALNIVGFDSCNLSGEILGEILHGGRDKVAECGGVIVGGHTIETQQMYYGLSVTGVVSPSRFWSNNSAREGDALILTKPLGTGVLSTAIKADLLNSAQIKQVVETMRQLNFYAVDALKGINVTAATDVTGFGFLGHLSEMLNDKISFEIYSGNVPVIAVAREFADMGIIPEGSYKNREFASKFVRGEADILLYDAQTSGGLLLAVPQSETNSALSRLKDAGYENSAVVGAATAKTEFGINLI, from the coding sequence ATTTACAACGACAAACGTCTAACCAAATTCGTCAAAGCGGCGGGTTGAGCGGCCAAGCTTGACCCGTCGGGTCTACACAAAACTATCGGCGATTTAAATTTAGCTCACCCGAATTTGCTCTCAAACATCGGCACGAACGAGGATGCGAGCGTCTTTAAGATTACGAACGATATCGCGCTCGTGCAGACGCTAGACTTTATCACGCCGGTGGTAGACGATCCGTTTATATTCGGCCAGATCGCGGCCGCAAACAGCCTAAGCGACGTGTTTGCGATGGGCGGACGGGTGCTAAACGCGCTAAATATCGTCGGTTTTGATAGCTGCAACCTAAGCGGCGAAATTTTGGGCGAAATTTTGCACGGCGGACGGGATAAGGTCGCCGAGTGCGGCGGCGTGATCGTAGGCGGACACACGATAGAGACGCAGCAGATGTATTACGGTCTTAGCGTCACGGGCGTCGTTTCGCCAAGCCGCTTTTGGTCTAATAACTCCGCGCGCGAGGGTGACGCGCTTATACTCACAAAGCCGCTAGGAACGGGCGTTTTAAGCACGGCGATCAAGGCCGATCTGCTAAATTCGGCGCAGATAAAGCAGGTGGTAGAGACGATGCGGCAGCTAAATTTTTATGCCGTAGACGCGCTAAAAGGTATCAACGTAACGGCGGCGACCGATGTCACGGGATTTGGCTTTTTAGGACATCTAAGCGAAATGCTAAACGATAAAATCAGCTTTGAAATTTACTCGGGTAACGTGCCCGTGATAGCGGTTGCGCGCGAGTTTGCCGATATGGGCATCATCCCTGAGGGCAGCTATAAAAACCGCGAATTTGCGAGTAAATTCGTCCGTGGCGAGGCCGATATCTTGCTTTACGACGCGCAGACTTCAGGCGGATTACTGCTAGCGGTACCGCAAAGCGAGACAAATTCGGCTCTATCTCGCCTAAAGGACGCCGGTTACGAAAACAGCGCCGTAGTGGGTGCAGCTACGGCAAAGACGGAGTTTGGGATAAATTTGATTTAG